A window from Actinomycetospora corticicola encodes these proteins:
- a CDS encoding exodeoxyribonuclease VII small subunit, with protein MADEEPGYEQARDELAQVVAKLEAGGLSLEDSLALWERGEELARVCERHLAGARAKVDAVLREAESQE; from the coding sequence ATGGCTGACGAGGAGCCCGGCTACGAACAGGCCCGCGACGAGCTCGCGCAGGTCGTGGCGAAGCTCGAGGCCGGCGGGTTGTCGCTGGAGGACTCGCTCGCGCTCTGGGAACGGGGCGAGGAGCTGGCCCGGGTGTGCGAACGGCACCTCGCGGGCGCCCGCGCGAAGGTCGACGCGGTGCTCCGGGAGGCGGAGTCGCAGGAGTAG
- a CDS encoding DNA recombination protein RmuC: MTITGVLVGLLLGLLLGALGGALVASRLAVARQEAAIAEATRRSGAAASAARAELEAERRSGAAARESFAALSAEALAANSEQFSALADSRMRERERAVSSLLDPVASTLQRLEGQMRSAESEREAAFAGLREQVGAVAASARGVAGETRALATALRTPHVRGRWGEMQLERVVHLAGMVEHCDFTRQSTAGSEGTAQRPDMVVRLAGGKQVVVDAKVPCAAYLESLEAPDDGARRERATAHARQLRAHVDGLSAKAYWRSFDPTPEFVVMFVPGEVFLSAALEADPGLLEHAFGADVVVATPTTLIALLRTVGYAWRQESLARDAAEIHALGRELHARLGTLGGHLGKLGRSLDAGVRAYNETVGSLESRVLVTARRFSELAVTRGALDEVEQVDRRTRVPGAPELTADVDPPTDGVPDGVADGGGVHRLTG; the protein is encoded by the coding sequence ATGACGATCACCGGCGTCCTGGTGGGCCTGCTCCTCGGGCTGCTCCTGGGCGCGCTCGGCGGGGCGCTGGTCGCCTCCCGGCTGGCCGTCGCCCGGCAGGAGGCGGCGATCGCGGAGGCCACCCGGCGGTCCGGGGCGGCGGCGTCCGCGGCCCGGGCCGAGCTCGAGGCCGAGCGGCGGTCCGGGGCGGCGGCGCGCGAGTCGTTCGCCGCGCTGTCCGCGGAGGCGCTCGCGGCGAACTCCGAGCAGTTCTCGGCGCTGGCCGATTCCCGGATGCGCGAGCGGGAGCGCGCCGTCTCCTCGCTGCTCGACCCCGTGGCGTCCACCCTGCAGCGGCTCGAGGGTCAGATGCGCAGCGCGGAGTCCGAGCGGGAGGCCGCGTTCGCGGGCCTGCGCGAGCAGGTCGGTGCGGTGGCGGCGTCGGCGAGGGGCGTCGCCGGGGAGACGCGGGCCCTGGCCACGGCGCTGCGCACGCCGCACGTGCGGGGGCGCTGGGGCGAGATGCAGCTGGAGCGGGTGGTGCACCTCGCGGGCATGGTCGAGCACTGCGACTTCACCCGGCAGTCGACGGCGGGGTCGGAGGGCACGGCGCAGCGCCCCGACATGGTCGTGCGGCTCGCGGGCGGCAAGCAGGTCGTGGTCGACGCCAAGGTCCCGTGCGCGGCCTACCTGGAGTCCCTCGAGGCTCCCGACGACGGGGCCCGGCGCGAGCGGGCGACCGCGCACGCCCGGCAGCTGCGGGCCCACGTCGACGGGTTGTCGGCCAAGGCCTACTGGCGCAGCTTCGACCCGACCCCGGAGTTCGTGGTGATGTTCGTGCCGGGCGAGGTGTTCCTGTCGGCGGCCCTCGAGGCCGACCCGGGGTTGCTGGAGCACGCGTTCGGCGCCGACGTGGTGGTCGCGACGCCGACGACCCTCATCGCCCTGCTCCGCACGGTGGGCTACGCGTGGCGCCAGGAGTCGCTCGCGCGCGACGCCGCCGAGATCCACGCGCTGGGCCGCGAGCTGCACGCCCGGCTCGGCACGCTCGGCGGACACCTCGGCAAGCTCGGCCGATCCCTGGACGCGGGGGTGCGGGCCTACAACGAGACGGTGGGGTCGCTGGAGTCGCGGGTGCTGGTCACGGCGCGGCGGTTCTCGGAGCTGGCGGTCACCCGGGGAGCGCTCGACGAGGTCGAGCAGGTCGACCGACGGACCCGGGTGCCGGGGGCGCCGGAGCTCACCGCCGACGTCGATCCGCCCACGGACGGGGTTCCCGACGGCGTTGCGGACGGAGGCGGGGTGCATCGGTTGACCGGATGA
- the glpX gene encoding class II fructose-bisphosphatase: MTSPARRRPEAPDRNLALELVRVTEAAAMAAGRFVGRGDKNGGDGAAVDAMRKLIGSVTMRGVVVIGEGEKDEAPMLFNGEEVGNGEGPECDVAVDPVDGTTLMAKGMPNALAVLAVAERGAMFDPSAVFYMEKLAVGPEYADVVDITRSVKDNLRAIAKRKGGGVRDVTVCVLDRPRHDQLVQEIRDAGARIRFISDGDVAGAIAAARNESGVDILLGIGGTPEGIIAASAITCLGGSFQGRLWPKDDEEREKAVAAGHDLERVLHTGDLVRGENIFFCATGVTDGDLLRGVHYRAGGATTQSLVMRSKSGTVRLIDGYHRLSKLREYSSFELGDDDEGVQESPWQ; the protein is encoded by the coding sequence GTGACCTCTCCCGCCCGCCGTCGTCCCGAGGCCCCGGACCGGAACCTGGCCCTCGAACTCGTCCGGGTCACGGAGGCGGCCGCGATGGCCGCCGGCCGCTTCGTCGGGCGCGGGGACAAGAACGGCGGCGACGGCGCGGCCGTCGACGCGATGCGCAAGCTCATCGGCTCGGTGACCATGCGCGGCGTCGTCGTCATCGGGGAGGGCGAGAAGGACGAGGCGCCGATGCTGTTCAACGGCGAGGAGGTCGGCAACGGGGAGGGCCCGGAGTGCGACGTCGCCGTGGACCCGGTCGACGGCACCACCCTGATGGCCAAGGGCATGCCGAACGCGCTCGCCGTGCTCGCCGTCGCCGAGCGCGGCGCGATGTTCGACCCGTCGGCCGTCTTCTACATGGAGAAGCTCGCGGTGGGGCCCGAGTACGCCGACGTCGTGGACATCACGCGGTCGGTCAAGGACAACCTGCGCGCGATCGCGAAGCGCAAGGGCGGCGGTGTCCGCGACGTCACGGTCTGCGTCCTCGACCGCCCCCGCCACGACCAGCTCGTCCAGGAGATCCGCGACGCCGGGGCCCGCATCCGCTTCATCTCCGACGGCGACGTCGCCGGGGCCATCGCCGCGGCCCGCAACGAGAGCGGCGTCGACATCCTGCTGGGCATCGGCGGGACGCCCGAGGGGATCATCGCCGCCTCCGCGATCACCTGCCTGGGCGGTTCCTTCCAGGGCCGGCTGTGGCCGAAGGACGACGAGGAGCGCGAGAAGGCGGTCGCCGCGGGGCACGACCTCGAGCGCGTCCTGCACACCGGGGACCTGGTCCGTGGGGAGAACATCTTCTTCTGCGCCACCGGGGTCACCGACGGCGACCTGCTGCGCGGCGTGCACTACCGCGCCGGCGGGGCCACGACGCAGTCGCTGGTGATGCGCTCGAAGTCCGGCACCGTGCGCCTCATCGAC
- a CDS encoding lipid droplet-associated protein has product MSSLPYPVRVAAGLVVTAVEEVQALPRTIVGLPITAVSTVLQLSMRAQQVVTELAIKGDTALEGGRPVEDAPSWARFDDDVDTGRAVKAPSRPSLEQAATNGHARPRGAGAPAVGIAEDTPSVTPDALPGYESMTIAQLRARLRTLSVDDLTELLAWESSHADRPPFVTMLTNRIATLTAEQ; this is encoded by the coding sequence ATGAGTTCCCTCCCGTACCCGGTGCGCGTCGCCGCCGGCTTGGTCGTCACCGCGGTCGAGGAGGTCCAGGCCCTCCCGCGGACGATCGTCGGCCTGCCGATCACCGCCGTGAGCACCGTGCTGCAGCTGTCCATGCGGGCGCAGCAGGTCGTCACCGAGCTCGCCATCAAGGGCGACACCGCGCTCGAGGGCGGGCGCCCCGTCGAGGACGCGCCCTCGTGGGCCCGGTTCGACGACGACGTGGACACCGGCCGCGCCGTCAAGGCCCCGTCCCGCCCCTCGCTGGAGCAGGCCGCCACCAACGGCCACGCCCGGCCGCGCGGCGCCGGCGCACCCGCCGTCGGGATCGCGGAGGACACGCCGAGCGTCACGCCCGACGCGCTGCCCGGCTACGAGTCGATGACCATCGCGCAGCTGCGTGCCCGCCTGCGGACCCTCTCGGTCGACGACCTCACCGAGCTCCTGGCCTGGGAGTCCTCGCACGCCGACCGGCCGCCGTTCGTGACGATGCTGACCAACCGCATCGCCACGCTCACCGCGGAGCAGTGA
- a CDS encoding FAD-dependent monooxygenase: protein MSGTRVLVAGASIAGPALAHWLRRRGAEATVVERAPDLRRGGQAVDARGVTREVVRRMGLDAAVRAARTDTAGVHTVDADGTVLETQRAEDHGGDGYIAEIEILRGDLSRVLYDDTRDDVEYVFGDRIAELTQDADGVDVTFAGGDRRRFDLVIGADGLHSAVRSTVFGPHERFVHHLGLVLAFYSVPNEFGLDRWLLEYQERETGRSALLRPIRDATRAMAMFSFPAADFDVDHRDVEAQKRLLRERTADLGWQTPRLLAHLDDTPDFYLDQVAQVVMDRWSSGRVGLLGDAACSASPMSGQGTGIALVGAYLLAGELAAADWDPEVGFARYEERMRPYVEANQEIGRMHVESLQAPDPDAGPPPEPDMEALMALVERAINGVELPEYVGVADRAPLVS, encoded by the coding sequence ATGAGCGGGACCAGGGTGTTGGTGGCGGGGGCGAGCATCGCGGGGCCGGCGCTGGCCCACTGGCTGCGGCGGCGGGGCGCCGAGGCCACGGTGGTGGAGCGGGCCCCGGACCTGCGCCGCGGTGGTCAGGCGGTCGACGCCCGTGGGGTGACCCGTGAGGTCGTCCGTCGGATGGGGCTGGACGCGGCGGTGCGCGCGGCCCGGACCGACACCGCCGGCGTGCACACGGTGGACGCGGACGGGACGGTGCTGGAGACCCAGCGGGCGGAGGACCACGGCGGCGACGGGTACATCGCCGAGATCGAGATCCTGCGCGGGGACCTGTCGCGGGTGCTGTACGACGACACGCGCGACGACGTCGAGTACGTGTTCGGCGACCGGATCGCGGAGCTCACCCAGGACGCGGACGGGGTCGACGTCACCTTCGCGGGCGGCGATCGGCGGCGCTTCGACCTGGTGATCGGGGCGGACGGGCTGCACTCGGCGGTGCGTTCGACGGTGTTCGGCCCGCACGAGCGGTTCGTCCACCACCTCGGCCTCGTGCTGGCCTTCTACAGCGTGCCCAACGAGTTCGGGCTGGACCGGTGGCTCCTCGAGTACCAGGAGCGCGAGACCGGTCGTTCCGCACTCCTGCGTCCCATCCGGGACGCGACCCGGGCGATGGCGATGTTCTCGTTCCCGGCGGCCGACTTCGACGTCGACCACCGCGACGTCGAGGCGCAGAAGCGGCTGCTGCGGGAGCGGACGGCGGACCTGGGCTGGCAGACGCCGCGCCTGCTCGCGCACCTGGACGACACCCCGGACTTCTATCTCGACCAGGTCGCCCAGGTGGTCATGGACCGCTGGTCGAGCGGGCGCGTCGGGCTGCTCGGCGACGCGGCGTGCAGCGCGTCACCGATGTCCGGGCAGGGGACCGGGATCGCCCTGGTCGGCGCCTACCTGCTGGCCGGGGAGCTCGCCGCGGCCGACTGGGACCCGGAGGTCGGGTTCGCCCGGTACGAGGAGCGGATGCGGCCGTACGTCGAGGCGAACCAGGAGATCGGCCGGATGCACGTCGAGAGCCTCCAGGCGCCCGATCCGGACGCCGGGCCGCCCCCGGAACCCGACATGGAGGCGCTCATGGCGTTGGTCGAGCGCGCGATCAACGGGGTGGAGCTCCCCGAGTACGTCGGCGTGGCGGACAGGGCTCCGCTGGTCTCCTGA
- a CDS encoding DUF4245 domain-containing protein — MSSPKADRTGGIGPFALGTIVLAVIVLALTGLTRACSVSSPGTVDRGSVQRIDVADATRSAAATLPFPVRGPAMPADWIPQSTDIRDVAGGRAFRLGWLTPDNTFVRLVQSNGTAEGLVASEQGEPQAGAPVSVDGLTWATYRGLRSEAIWVSDVGGVRWLVTGDATPARFVQLITVARGSP; from the coding sequence ATGAGTTCGCCCAAGGCCGACCGCACCGGCGGCATCGGCCCGTTCGCGTTGGGCACGATCGTGCTCGCGGTCATCGTCCTGGCCCTCACCGGACTCACGCGGGCCTGCTCGGTCTCCTCGCCGGGCACGGTCGACCGCGGATCGGTGCAGCGCATCGACGTGGCCGACGCGACGCGGTCGGCGGCGGCCACCCTCCCGTTCCCGGTGCGCGGCCCCGCGATGCCGGCCGACTGGATCCCGCAGTCGACCGACATCCGGGACGTCGCGGGCGGCCGGGCGTTCCGGCTCGGCTGGCTCACCCCGGACAACACCTTCGTCCGCCTCGTGCAGTCGAACGGCACCGCCGAGGGCCTCGTCGCCTCGGAGCAGGGCGAGCCACAGGCCGGGGCGCCGGTGAGCGTCGACGGGCTGACCTGGGCGACCTACCGGGGGCTGCGCAGCGAGGCGATCTGGGTGAGCGACGTCGGCGGCGTGCGCTGGCTCGTCACCGGCGACGCGACCCCGGCCCGGTTCGTGCAGCTGATCACCGTGGCCCGCGGGTCGCCCTAG
- the xseA gene encoding exodeoxyribonuclease VII large subunit codes for MTEPATSADAPWPVRTVALKVSKWIDRLGPVWVEGQLTQLSARTGTAFLTLRDPAADVSLSLTAPTPLVREKALTEGQRVVVHGKFSFFFGRGTLSLRVDEVRAVGVGELLARIERLRALLAAEGLFDVARKRRLPRLPSCVGLITGRASAAEHDVVTVATTRWPAVHFRVENTATQGVQAVPQILDALEALDRDPAVEVIVIARGGGSVEDLLPFSDEALCRGIARCRTPVVTAIGHEPDTPLVDHVADVRAATPTDAAKRIVPDLAEETAHLAALRTRARRALHAWVDREDALIARLRARPVLADPLRVVDARAGEIAALTDRARRTVDRALREREADIRHRRASLTALGPAATLTRGYAIVQRGGDVGSPVLRAAADAQPGDLLRVRLADGAVTARVEADG; via the coding sequence GTGACCGAACCGGCCACGAGCGCCGACGCGCCGTGGCCGGTGCGCACGGTCGCGCTCAAGGTCTCGAAGTGGATCGACCGGCTCGGGCCGGTATGGGTCGAGGGCCAGCTCACGCAGCTCTCGGCGCGCACCGGCACGGCCTTCCTGACGCTGCGGGACCCCGCCGCGGACGTCTCGCTGTCGCTGACCGCGCCGACCCCGCTCGTCCGCGAGAAGGCCCTGACCGAGGGCCAGCGCGTGGTGGTCCACGGCAAGTTCTCGTTCTTCTTCGGCCGCGGCACGCTCTCGCTGCGGGTCGACGAGGTGCGCGCGGTCGGCGTCGGTGAGCTCCTCGCCCGCATCGAGCGGCTCCGCGCCCTCCTGGCCGCCGAGGGGCTGTTCGACGTCGCCCGCAAGCGGCGGCTCCCCCGCCTGCCGTCCTGCGTCGGGCTCATCACCGGCCGGGCGAGCGCGGCCGAGCACGACGTCGTCACGGTCGCGACGACGCGATGGCCGGCCGTGCACTTCCGCGTGGAGAACACCGCGACCCAGGGCGTCCAGGCGGTCCCCCAGATCCTCGACGCCCTCGAGGCGCTCGACCGCGACCCCGCCGTCGAGGTCATCGTCATCGCCCGCGGCGGCGGTAGCGTCGAGGACCTGCTGCCGTTCTCCGACGAGGCCCTCTGCCGCGGCATCGCCCGCTGCCGCACGCCCGTCGTCACGGCGATCGGGCACGAGCCGGACACCCCGCTGGTCGACCACGTCGCCGACGTCCGCGCCGCCACGCCCACCGACGCCGCGAAACGGATCGTGCCCGACCTCGCCGAGGAGACCGCCCACCTCGCCGCCCTGCGCACCCGCGCCCGCCGCGCCCTGCACGCCTGGGTCGACCGCGAGGACGCCCTGATCGCCCGGCTGCGGGCGCGGCCCGTCCTCGCGGACCCGCTGCGCGTCGTCGACGCCCGCGCCGGCGAGATCGCGGCCCTCACCGATCGTGCCCGCCGCACCGTGGACCGCGCGCTGCGGGAGCGGGAGGCCGACATCCGGCACCGCCGCGCGTCGTTGACGGCACTCGGGCCCGCCGCCACCCTCACCCGCGGCTACGCGATCGTGCAGCGTGGTGGCGACGTCGGCTCCCCGGTCCTGCGGGCCGCCGCCGACGCGCAGCCGGGCGACCTGCTGCGGGTCCGGCTGGCCGACGGCGCCGTGACCGCCCGGGTCGAGGCCGACGGATGA
- the ychF gene encoding redox-regulated ATPase YchF: MSLTLGIVGLPNVGKSTMFNALTNNDVLAANYPFATIEPNVGVVPLRDPRLDRLSAMFSSEKVVPATVSFVDIAGIVAGASEGAGLGNKFLANIREADAICQVVRVFTDDDVVHVDGRVDAAADIETIATELVLADLQTVEKAVPRLEKESRMQKDRRAVLEEVQKAATILNEGRTLFSAGMNSPALRELNLLTVKPFLYVFNADEGVLTDDARRKELAELVAPAEAVFLDAKVEQELLEIDDESAAELLESIGQTEPGLDALARAGFRTLGLQTYLTAGPKESRAWTIPVGATAPEAAGVIHTDFQRGFIKAEIVSYDDLVAAGSMNAAKNAGKVRMEGKEYVMQDGDVVEFRFNV, translated from the coding sequence GTGAGCTTGACCCTCGGCATCGTCGGCCTCCCCAACGTGGGCAAGTCGACGATGTTCAACGCCCTGACCAACAACGACGTCCTCGCCGCGAACTACCCGTTCGCCACGATCGAGCCGAACGTCGGTGTCGTCCCGCTGCGCGACCCGCGGCTCGACCGGCTGTCCGCGATGTTCTCCTCGGAGAAGGTCGTGCCGGCCACGGTGAGCTTCGTCGACATCGCCGGCATCGTCGCGGGTGCGTCCGAGGGCGCGGGGCTGGGCAACAAGTTCCTCGCCAACATCCGCGAGGCCGACGCGATCTGCCAGGTCGTGCGGGTTTTCACCGACGACGACGTGGTGCACGTCGACGGCCGGGTCGACGCCGCCGCCGACATCGAGACGATCGCGACGGAGCTCGTCCTCGCCGACCTGCAGACCGTCGAGAAGGCGGTGCCGCGCCTCGAGAAGGAGTCGCGGATGCAGAAGGACCGGCGGGCGGTGCTCGAGGAGGTCCAGAAGGCGGCGACGATCCTCAACGAGGGCCGCACCCTGTTCTCCGCCGGGATGAACTCGCCCGCGCTGCGCGAGCTGAACCTGCTCACCGTCAAGCCGTTCCTCTACGTCTTCAACGCCGACGAGGGCGTGCTCACCGACGACGCGCGGCGCAAGGAGCTCGCCGAGCTCGTCGCGCCCGCCGAGGCCGTGTTCCTCGACGCGAAGGTCGAGCAGGAGCTGCTCGAGATCGACGACGAGTCGGCCGCGGAGCTCCTCGAGTCGATCGGCCAGACCGAGCCGGGGCTCGACGCCCTGGCCCGTGCGGGCTTCCGCACGCTGGGCCTGCAGACCTACCTGACGGCGGGTCCGAAGGAGTCGCGCGCCTGGACGATCCCGGTCGGGGCCACCGCGCCCGAGGCCGCCGGCGTCATCCACACCGACTTCCAGCGCGGCTTCATCAAGGCCGAGATCGTCTCCTACGACGACCTGGTCGCCGCGGGCTCCATGAACGCCGCCAAGAACGCGGGCAAGGTCCGCATGGAGGGCAAGGAGTACGTGATGCAGGACGGCGACGTCGTCGAGTTCCGCTTCAACGTCTGA
- a CDS encoding methylated-DNA--[protein]-cysteine S-methyltransferase, with the protein MIGSRSTLDTPFGPFTTVVDADGVVLAAGWTTEPEVRLLPLIHASLMPAEVVERDDLGAVTAAVRTWLAGDAAAAATVPVRQHGGVFMQELWARMREIPAGSPVSYAELATLAGRPLAPRGAGQACQTNAIGLFVPDHRVRKGDGSLGGYRWGIEVKAKLLEMEANWP; encoded by the coding sequence GTGATCGGCTCACGTTCCACCCTCGACACCCCCTTCGGCCCGTTCACCACGGTCGTGGACGCCGACGGTGTCGTCCTCGCCGCCGGCTGGACCACCGAGCCCGAGGTGCGGCTCCTGCCCCTGATCCACGCCTCGCTGATGCCGGCGGAGGTCGTCGAACGCGACGACCTCGGGGCGGTCACGGCGGCCGTGCGGACCTGGCTGGCGGGCGATGCCGCGGCCGCCGCCACGGTGCCGGTCCGGCAGCACGGCGGGGTGTTCATGCAGGAGCTCTGGGCCCGGATGCGGGAGATCCCGGCCGGCTCGCCGGTCTCCTACGCCGAGCTCGCGACGCTGGCCGGCCGGCCCCTCGCCCCGCGCGGCGCCGGGCAGGCGTGCCAGACGAACGCGATCGGGCTCTTCGTGCCGGATCACCGCGTGCGGAAGGGCGACGGCTCGCTCGGCGGCTACCGGTGGGGCATCGAGGTGAAGGCGAAGCTGCTCGAGATGGAGGCGAACTGGCCGTGA
- a CDS encoding DUF6542 domain-containing protein, with the protein MTTTRDDAATSASPAEVGEASAFPGVRGMRWWAVLLLALVLTAGGVAVDVLRSGTLGVVFLAAYPGGCVLAAVLAQRRDIFVPMVQPPLLLAVSVPVAIAATGTLPASGGMVSTALAIGAPLINGFPAMAATTIVCALIGFVRMRVQRWRPAEVEERREPTRSGPAGAPARDREPARPARPRDDRARDDRPRKDRPREDRPRETRSREDEARDDRAREQLERDRRDRDRREQDERERRRAQERARAERDREMAERDREKRERREQELAERERARRDRPAKKRPKKRDEDHADDRGRPEGDRERLARAEVPPGPTPRRSPLKGAGRDEAPAREKVPPPRDVPPRDKPVRDQPPTRDARSREERMREERLREERGGPRPPGVHPVRERPPERPPR; encoded by the coding sequence GTGACCACGACGCGGGACGACGCTGCGACGTCGGCGAGTCCTGCCGAGGTGGGCGAGGCGTCCGCTTTCCCGGGGGTCCGGGGAATGCGCTGGTGGGCGGTCCTGCTGCTGGCCCTGGTCCTCACCGCCGGCGGGGTCGCGGTCGACGTCCTGCGCAGCGGGACGCTCGGGGTCGTCTTCCTCGCCGCCTACCCGGGCGGGTGCGTGCTGGCCGCCGTGCTCGCCCAGCGTCGCGACATCTTCGTGCCGATGGTGCAGCCCCCGCTGTTGCTGGCCGTCTCGGTGCCGGTGGCGATCGCGGCCACCGGGACGCTTCCGGCATCGGGCGGGATGGTGTCGACGGCCCTCGCCATCGGCGCCCCGCTCATCAACGGCTTTCCGGCCATGGCCGCGACCACGATCGTGTGCGCGCTGATCGGCTTCGTCCGCATGCGGGTCCAGCGGTGGCGGCCCGCGGAGGTCGAGGAGCGCCGTGAACCGACCCGCTCCGGGCCCGCAGGTGCTCCGGCGCGGGATCGGGAGCCCGCACGCCCCGCGCGACCGCGGGACGACCGGGCCCGGGACGACCGGCCGCGGAAGGACCGGCCGCGGGAGGACCGGCCGCGGGAGACCCGGAGCCGCGAGGACGAGGCGCGCGACGACCGGGCGCGCGAGCAGCTCGAGCGCGACCGCCGTGATCGCGACCGGCGCGAGCAGGACGAGCGGGAACGGCGGCGCGCGCAGGAGCGCGCCCGGGCCGAGCGGGACCGCGAAATGGCCGAGCGGGACCGCGAGAAGCGCGAGCGTCGGGAGCAGGAGCTCGCCGAACGGGAGCGTGCCCGCCGCGACCGTCCCGCGAAGAAGCGCCCGAAGAAGCGGGACGAGGACCACGCCGACGACCGGGGCCGTCCCGAGGGCGATCGCGAACGTCTGGCTCGGGCGGAGGTCCCGCCGGGTCCGACCCCGCGTCGCTCGCCGCTGAAGGGGGCCGGCCGGGACGAGGCGCCCGCGCGCGAGAAGGTCCCGCCGCCCCGGGACGTGCCGCCCCGCGACAAGCCCGTGCGCGACCAGCCCCCGACCCGGGACGCCCGGAGCCGCGAGGAGCGGATGCGCGAGGAGCGGCTGCGCGAGGAGCGCGGCGGGCCACGTCCGCCCGGGGTGCACCCGGTACGTGAGCGCCCGCCGGAGCGCCCGCCCCGCTGA
- a CDS encoding 4-hydroxy-3-methylbut-2-enyl diphosphate reductase, producing the protein MSVTSGPPTTTPRVLLAKPRGYCAGVDRAVVAVEKALETYGPPVYVRKEIVHNRHVVNTLAARGAVFVEDTAQVPEGATVVFSAHGVSPAVHAEAAQRELKTIDATCPLVTKVHQEAKRFAREDYDILLIGHEGHEEVEGTSGEAPEHIQVVDGPAAVSSVEVRDPEKVIWLSQTTLSVDETMQTVSALRERFPALSDPPSDDICYATQNRQVAVKAMAPQCELVIVVGSQNSSNSVRLVEVALQAGAKDSHLVDHAGEIDESWLDGVSTVGVTSGASVPEILVGEVLHWLADRGFGEVEEITTANEKLTFSLPRELKRDMRPDAVR; encoded by the coding sequence ATGTCCGTCACCTCGGGACCTCCGACCACCACGCCGCGGGTGCTGCTGGCCAAGCCCCGCGGCTACTGCGCGGGGGTCGACCGTGCCGTCGTCGCCGTGGAGAAGGCCCTCGAGACCTACGGGCCGCCGGTGTACGTGCGGAAGGAGATCGTCCACAACCGCCACGTCGTGAACACGCTCGCCGCGCGTGGCGCCGTGTTCGTCGAGGACACCGCGCAGGTGCCCGAGGGCGCCACCGTCGTGTTCTCCGCGCACGGGGTCTCGCCGGCGGTGCACGCCGAGGCGGCGCAGCGCGAGCTGAAGACGATCGACGCCACCTGCCCGCTGGTGACGAAGGTCCACCAGGAGGCGAAGCGGTTCGCCCGCGAGGACTACGACATCCTGCTGATCGGGCACGAGGGCCACGAGGAGGTCGAGGGCACCTCCGGGGAGGCCCCCGAGCACATCCAGGTCGTCGACGGCCCCGCGGCGGTGTCCTCGGTCGAGGTGCGCGACCCGGAGAAGGTGATCTGGCTCTCGCAGACCACCCTGTCGGTCGACGAGACGATGCAGACCGTCTCCGCGCTGCGCGAGCGGTTCCCGGCGCTGTCCGACCCGCCCTCGGACGACATCTGCTACGCCACGCAGAACCGTCAGGTCGCGGTGAAGGCGATGGCGCCCCAGTGCGAGCTGGTCATCGTCGTCGGGTCGCAGAACTCCTCGAACTCGGTGCGCCTCGTCGAGGTGGCGTTGCAGGCCGGGGCGAAGGACTCGCATCTGGTCGACCACGCCGGCGAGATCGACGAGTCGTGGTTGGACGGGGTGTCGACCGTCGGCGTCACCAGCGGGGCCTCGGTGCCGGAGATCCTCGTCGGCGAGGTGCTGCACTGGCTCGCCGACCGTGGGTTCGGTGAGGTCGAGGAGATCACGACCGCCAACGAGAAGCTCACCTTCTCGCTCCCGCGCGAGCTCAAGCGGGACATGCGCCCCGACGCGGTGCGCTGA